Proteins encoded together in one Miscanthus floridulus cultivar M001 chromosome 16, ASM1932011v1, whole genome shotgun sequence window:
- the LOC136512288 gene encoding E3 ubiquitin-protein ligase SINAT5-like, giving the protein MDMDSVECLSLPDAAMDVDDVDGHPHHGHHGHLGLPLHPAHLPSSGAVRAFPKVNAGGGGAGPAGALAAGAAGAAGASGGPPATSVHELLECPVCTNSMFPPIHQCQNGHTLCSTCKARVHNRCPTCRQELGDIRCLALEKVAESLELPCKYCSLGCPEIFPYYSKIKHEAQCSFRPYNCPYAGSECAVAGDIPFLVAHLRDDHKVDMHSGCTFNHRYVKSNPREVENATWMLTVFHCFGQYFCLHFEAFQLGMAPVYMAFLRFMGDENEARNYTYSLEVGGNGRKMVWEGTPRSIRDSHRKVRDSHDGLVIQRNMALFFSGGDRKELKLRVTGRIWKEQTNPDGACIPNLCS; this is encoded by the exons ATGGACATGGACAGCGTGGAGTGCCTCTCCCTCCCGGACGCTGCCATGGACGTGGACGACGTCGACGGCCACCCGCACCACGGCCACCACGGCCATCTCGGCCTGCCGCTCCACCCCGCCCACCTCCCATCCTCGGGTGCCGTCCGCGCGTTCCCCAAGGTGAATGCCGGGGGCGGCGGGGCGGGCCCGGCGGGTGCGTTAGCGGCGGGGGCAGCGGGCGCAGCGGGAGCAAGCGGGGGCCCGCCGGCGACCAGCGTGCACGAGCTGCTCGAGTGCCCCGTCTGCACCAACTCCATGTTCCCGCCCATCCATCAG TGTCAAAATGGACATACTTTGTGTTCAACATGCAAGGCCAGGGTGCACAACCGGTGCCCTACATGCAGACAAGAGCTTGGTGATATCAGGTGCTTAGCATTGGAAAAAGTAGCAGAGTCGCTTGAGCTTCCCTGTAAGTACTGCTCTTTAGGTTGCCCAGAGATCTTCCCATACTACAGCAAGATAAAGCATGAAGCGCAGTGCAGCTTCAGGCCATATAACTGCCCCTACGCTGGCTCTGAATGTGCTGTGGCTGGTGATATTCCATTCCTTGTTGCACATTTGAGGGATGATCACAAAGTTGATATGCACAGTGGCTGCACGTTCAACCATAGATACGTCAAATCCAATCCGCGAGAGGTTGAAAATGCCACCTGGATGCTAACA GTATTCCATTGTTTTGGGCAGTACTTCTGCCTGCACTTTGAGGCATTCCAGCTCGGAATGGCTCCAGTGTATATGGCTTTCCTCCGATTCATGGGTGATGAGAATGAAGCAAGGAACTATACATATAGCCTAGAGGTTGGTGGTAATGGGAGGAAAATGGTATGGGAAGGTACTCCTAGAAGCATCCGTGACAGCCACCGCAAGGTCCGTGACAGCCATGATGGCCTCGTCATCCAGAGGAATATGGCGCTGTTCTTCTCGGGCGGTGACAGGAAGGAGCTGAAGTTGAGGGTGACTGGGCGGATCTGGAAAGAGCAGACCAACCCGGATGGAGCCTGCATTCCTAACCTTTGCAGCTGA